From the Oleiphilus messinensis genome, one window contains:
- a CDS encoding DUF6160 family protein has translation MKGLNKIVLVTAIAAASTAAQAELKALDDTTMGELTGQAGLTIDVSAGASVSIGQIAYQDEGFLTIDDLAVTLNDALTITVDVAADGDLQIVMNESATTTFGLNLGSVNLAASGYAVGGDYAAVDSTVLLSGVDSDADGFDFTGTLGTTSLVIDNQTSALTFTSRFDLEGSLSVDFMNTSLDLRLHDTRGDTVAADGLVAVSAVVSSSTNGLGVELAQFDADLDLTNITMGSSPSIGDVYITDLSVSSVSLDIYGH, from the coding sequence ATGAAAGGCCTGAATAAAATCGTATTGGTTACTGCAATCGCTGCTGCTTCTACTGCTGCTCAAGCTGAACTGAAAGCACTTGACGATACCACTATGGGTGAATTGACTGGTCAAGCAGGTTTGACTATCGACGTTAGCGCAGGTGCAAGTGTTAGCATCGGTCAGATCGCTTACCAAGACGAAGGTTTCCTGACTATTGATGATCTGGCAGTTACTTTGAACGACGCGCTGACTATCACAGTTGATGTTGCTGCTGACGGTGACCTGCAAATCGTTATGAACGAGTCTGCTACTACTACTTTCGGTTTGAATCTGGGTTCTGTTAATTTGGCAGCTTCTGGCTACGCTGTAGGTGGTGACTACGCTGCTGTTGATTCAACTGTACTGTTGTCTGGTGTAGATAGTGATGCAGATGGATTTGATTTCACTGGTACTTTGGGAACCACTTCATTGGTTATCGACAACCAAACTTCAGCTCTGACCTTTACATCTCGTTTCGATTTGGAAGGTTCTTTGAGTGTTGATTTCATGAACACTTCTCTGGATCTGAGACTGCACGATACTCGTGGTGATACTGTTGCTGCTGACGGCCTGGTTGCAGTTTCTGCAGTGGTTTCTTCTTCAACCAATGGTTTGGGTGTAGAGTTGGCTCAGTTCGATGCTGATTTGGATCTGACTAACATCACTATGGGTTCATCTCCATCTATCGGTGACGTTTACATCACTGACCTGTCTGTATCTTCTGTATCTCTGGATATCTACGGTCACTAA
- the pabB gene encoding aminodeoxychorismate synthase component I translates to MTLDRKPFEETTLNKAELLNFLSLISTRPGFVCFGNPYLEDDQALLISSDPVGRIESAHPAEFQGSPPILKQEQIVEFCAGYFCYEAQHNTRIKERTTDKRRIDVPEQINSHYLWAIHKSKHSDSIRLGFAPDCPDDLKHRILEILADTRQALADKKTGSDQHEFGLTGRFQASIDKQEYIRQFMTIKEAILAGDVYQVNLSQHFSTGYQGSCWGIYQHLCRETDGPYSAFIALENGAIISVSPELFLEVENRRVTTKPIKGTRPRGQNESEDRKTIATLENSTKDRAENLMIVDLLRNDLGKICETGTITVPNLFAIESYTNVHHLVSTICGELKSDHSPLSALLSAFPGGSITGAPKIMAMHIIDQLEKVERGPYCGSLFFYTRDGYMQSNIAIRTLLCENGTIHCWGGGGIVADSDEDSEYDESIAKIRQFMGSLERASQK, encoded by the coding sequence ATGACGCTTGACCGCAAACCGTTTGAAGAAACAACATTAAACAAAGCCGAATTACTGAATTTCCTTTCCCTTATTAGTACACGCCCTGGATTTGTCTGTTTTGGCAACCCCTATCTGGAAGACGACCAAGCGCTGTTGATCAGCAGTGATCCGGTAGGCCGGATTGAATCTGCACACCCGGCAGAATTCCAAGGGTCACCCCCTATATTAAAGCAAGAGCAGATTGTTGAATTTTGCGCCGGGTATTTTTGTTATGAGGCACAGCACAATACACGTATAAAAGAACGAACAACCGATAAACGACGCATCGATGTTCCTGAACAGATTAACAGCCACTATTTATGGGCAATTCATAAATCGAAACATTCCGATTCAATTCGATTGGGTTTCGCGCCTGATTGCCCCGATGATTTAAAACACCGGATTCTAGAGATACTTGCTGATACGCGGCAGGCGCTTGCAGACAAAAAGACGGGATCAGATCAACACGAGTTTGGTTTAACCGGTCGATTTCAAGCCAGTATTGATAAACAAGAATACATTCGTCAGTTTATGACAATAAAAGAAGCAATACTGGCGGGGGATGTGTATCAGGTTAATCTCAGCCAACACTTCAGTACCGGTTACCAAGGATCATGCTGGGGAATTTACCAGCATTTATGCCGGGAAACCGATGGCCCCTACTCGGCTTTTATTGCGCTGGAAAACGGTGCAATCATTAGCGTATCACCTGAATTATTTCTTGAAGTCGAAAACCGCAGGGTGACCACCAAGCCCATAAAAGGAACAAGACCCAGAGGACAAAACGAATCTGAAGATCGGAAAACAATCGCAACCCTCGAAAACAGCACCAAGGATCGGGCAGAAAACCTGATGATTGTCGATTTGCTCCGGAATGATCTGGGTAAAATTTGCGAGACCGGTACCATCACAGTACCCAATTTATTTGCCATTGAAAGTTATACCAACGTGCACCACCTGGTCAGCACCATCTGTGGTGAACTCAAATCAGATCATAGCCCGCTTAGTGCGTTACTCAGTGCATTTCCCGGTGGCTCGATCACCGGAGCCCCCAAAATTATGGCCATGCATATCATCGATCAGCTGGAAAAAGTCGAACGTGGACCTTATTGCGGCAGCCTCTTCTTTTATACACGCGACGGTTACATGCAATCCAATATCGCGATACGGACACTATTATGTGAAAACGGAAC